From the genome of Nicotiana tabacum cultivar K326 chromosome 2, ASM71507v2, whole genome shotgun sequence:
GTTGtaattggcaggtggtgtagcttaaAAGCAGGCATATTTTGCTAGGTTTTTATCCAGAAaatcgaccgatttcggtcggaattcTCATATGAAAACTCAGAAATTCATAATtttcgaccgacttcggtcggtaattttaatGTACAATCtacagaaatttgaaattaccgaccgaagtcggtcgaaaataacctttttttatttttattttttaattattccgatcgatttcggtcggtttgttaaaatttaaaaagaaatacaaaattatcaaataattatatttctgaccgaaatcggtcgctattttgaaaaataaataaaaaataatttacatattaccgaccgatttcggtcggtgtatttatttttccaacaaaattgTCAGTTAAAGTGGTCAACCGAAGGTTGAAttaaccgaccgacttcggtcggaaaATTGCGACCGTCTTCGGTCGCCACACCTTAGCAACCACTATTGTTTCGACGAATTAAAATCGGTCGGTATTTCTATATtcccgaccgatttcggtcggttttcTTGGACAATTTTTGGcagttttctagtagtgatatACCCTTATCTCTGATTTGTCAGATTTATAAGATAACTTGGACTTGTCGAGTGTAGTTTTGACCTCTTTATACAATTGTTGCTGGGGCTTTCTTAGTAGatgtttgagaaatttggatgATATGCACTTGTTTTTAGTCTGCAAGTTCTACCAGTTGTTTCACAAGATCAGTTTGTATTGATTTTGCATCTGTTACTGCTACTGTTTTCTAGAATAATTAGTTGTTTAGTTTTAGGAGGAGTCTGCtagaagattcagaattttaattatagtaagagtttagtaatttagttgtaggaggagtctactactttatttatttgtctATTTAAAGCCCtatgattaataaaattttagagaCAGTTTTTCAATCCTATTTTCAACCTTCTTGCTGCTTGCATATTTTTCTAAAATTCATAACAGTGGTACATAGCCTCCATTGATCTTGACGGATCTCTGAATTCGCTGAAAAACAACCAATTTCAACCACTTTTAAAGCATACGCATTTTTACCCATACcgatttttaatcaattttttaaCAATGGCAAGTAGCGAGGGTATTTTTTATGCGAAACGCCATACTGAGGGTATTTTTTTTATGCGAAACGCCAAAAAGAAAAAGTCGATTATCCTTAttgcaaatattgcaaaaagaaaacacacttagaaaaattttgTTGGTGGAGACCTGATGCATTATGTGAAAATTGCAAACAAAAAGGTCATGTTACAAAAGTGTGCAAGTTCAAAGATGCTAATGCACAAGAACTAATAGCAGAAGAAGGAATTGAGGATGACCTTCTTTAGACTGCAGCAACAGAAGCAAGGAGGAGTGTTGGATTTTGCATCTGTTACTGCTACTGTTTTCTAGAATAATTAGTTGTTTAGTTTTAGGAGGAGTctactactttatttatttggcTATTTAAAGCCCTATGATTAATAAATTTTTAGAGACAATTTTTCAATCATATTTTCAACCTTCTTGCTGCTTGCATATTTTTTCTAAAATCCATAACAGTTTGATCTTCTTCATGAAGTTTGCTATAAAATATTTTGCGTTCTTGATGTGTCAGGGCTCCGAAGTTAGCTACGGTGATACTTAATCTTACCACATTTGATAATGATGCATCTCTTACCGTGTAAAATTTTGCAGTACACCGACATACTATCATTAGAAGGCAACCGATAAATCGCTGGACGTGCTTCTAAATTTTTTACTCCGTTGTGTATAGAGTTGTCTAATGGTGCAATTAGCCAAGAAGTATATACTGAGGCAATTGAAGAGAGCAGTCATAAGGTACTTTAGGCCCATGTAAAATAGAACTTATCTAAGCATGCATGTAAATCAGTGATCTGTGTCAAAAGGAGGTAATCTAATCAAGGCATTGAATGTTTATGATGCCGCCAGAGCGGACACGCCCGCGGTACTAAATAGTATATTTTTCACTATCAATCTACATAACTTAAATGCTTTAGCAATACCATTGTACATTATGAGTTTGAGGCTATAATGTCTCGACCAAGCACGTTATCCTCTTTGTAATCATGCTTTGATTGAAGGCTCGAGTTTTCAATAAATATCATAAAAGAAGATGCACAAGCAAAGAAGGTTGTACATTTTTTTCTCCCGTCCTCTACGATGGTCAACAACCAACCCATTTTGCTTAATCGTTTTCAACTAGgttattatgttttttttttttttggatgggATGGGAGGGGAGGGGAGGGAAGGGGAATTGGGgatagatttttctttttaagatCGAGCTAGACTACAAGCTAGATAATGAAAAATTCGGAGTATTCGTAGTTATACAAACATCAAGACCAAAAGAATTACAAGAAGAGTAATTCTGGAAACCAAAACAATAAGGAATAGTAATACACAATAGGCTGCGTGTTTGCATGTGGAATGAGCAAACTTCTCTGGCTACTTGTGGGGGACGAAATGCGGGTAGAGGTTCGATATATGTTCATGCATGAAGTCATGCCTTGTTAAGATTCCAGCGATTGGAGCCCTCTACAAATTCAAAACATCTACATTTTCAGGACATTATTGTAAAGTAGTAGAATGCAGAATAAGATAACACAAAGTCATCAACCTTCTTCTCAAGCAAAAAGTGCATAACAAGAACACGAAAACCACGCCCCAACCCCCCGAATGCATGGATCCACTTGTATGCAACTGTGATGTATTAGCACATGTAATATTGCAGATATAAGTTAATGCGTTTCAACTCAAGCTATCGACATCTAAGAATTGTCACAACATATTCAATGGATTTCAAATTAAATACTTTTGATTGAGATGTCATTTGAAATACTTAGTATTTAAGTATCACTAATCATTGATGGTTTTGAAATCCTTACTCCCACCATAGTTTACTAAATGAAGTTCCAATCCGTCCAAATGGGCCTAGATGATCCTAGTTCCCAAGtttccacaacaacaacaacaacaacccagtataatcccactagtggggtctagggagggtagtgtgtacgcagaccttacccctaccataaggtagagaggctgtttccaatagaccctcggcatccttccctccaagaactccccaccttgctcttggggtgactcgaactcacaacctcttggttggaagtggaggttgcttgaAAACTAATAATGCAGATCATACACATTATGTACTAAACCAAGGTACAaaaggagatcaaaaaagaaaatTCGGAAAAAATGGCAAAAGAAACAGGGGACAGAGTGGGGTGGAGAGAGGGGAAGGGGGGAGAAGGACTTACCCCAGTTTTCTTTGGGACAACACACAAGTGTCTGAGTCCAAGTTGTCGGAAAAGGATTGCAGCTTTGGCCAGAGACATGGTTTCCACTACTGTGTATGGGGATGTATTTGTTATAGGATGGAGATCAACATACATTTCCATCTCCTCCTGCGTGATGACGAGATCCTCAAACTTAAGCCCCTTCCCTGATCCTGGCTTAGCAAAATCAAACGCATGAAACCTCCTCAAAATACTGGAGCCGCTCAATACACGTTGTTTCATGAATTTCTTTCCATTGAGCAAGACAAGTAAATGAGACCTTAGAACGAGCCCACACAACTCTGGTGCCTCTGAGAAAGGTGGCTCATCAATCACAGGAAATCCATTATGCCTAGTATACTTCAAAGCATGTACGATGTTCCCCACCTTCTCTACACCTGAAAATGACAATAATGGCCCAGAACAAACATCTCCAGCGACCAAATGCCTCATAAATGGTTCAGCATGAGCTTCCAAGAAAGGCAAGCCTTTCATTTTCACAATCTGGTCATACACACCCTTGTTAAAACTATCGGCCACAGTTTTTGATATGAGGAGAACAAGCATCACCAACGGAAGCATTAATAGATTGTTTGTAAGCTCAAGGAGTATGACACAAATTGATACTGTCATTCTCATGGTACCACCAAGGAAAGAAGCAGCACCAAGTAGCGAAAACAGACCAACATTAAGATTGGACAACGAACCCAAGGCTCTACCGAAAATACGCCCATAGGAGGCTCCAGCAAGTATGACAGGAATGAAAAGTCCAGAAGGAATAGCAATTCCATAAGTAATAATGCCAAGGCAATATACCCCAGCAAAGAAGACGAGAAGTGAAGAGATGTGAAATtcatttgaattatttgaactaaacAAATTGCGAATGGCATCATCATTGGTGTTCAGAAAGAGGGATGCGAGATCATTGTAATGCCCTGGTGGACACTGGAAATTCTTGTAGCTTCCAGAGCGACCTATAGTTGGGCATTTCTCCTCCAAGCCGGCAGGACAAGGGGTGCACCTTGCCAGCCATGGTAGGCCATAAGAGCAACAAGAAGTCAGGATGGAAACGGTCATGACAAGCAAGATCTTGAAAGCAGGACCTCTCCTGTAATTCACTACCAAAAATTAACCAAAGGAAAAGCAGAAGTAGAAGGAAAACCAGGCAGAAAGAATATCATAATTATCATTTTTGATTCCAAGATTCAGCCAAAGAAAAAAGCAGGAGTACAACCACAATTTACGCACCAAGAAAATTCTACTTATGGAAATAACAGCTCATGTAACTTACTGTAGAGATGGCATcacaaaatagataaataaataaataaccaaCGAATACATATAGTATATCTTTTACAAGTACCAAATAGCTTGGAAACAAAGAACATTGATCAAACATGTTTTGATGGCAAAGAGTAAATGACCCATTTAAGATGAACTTTTCAAACTATGTATGCATGCTTAGGTGAAATATCCTGATGAAATACACTGTTATCCACAAAATCATTATGGATCGGTTACAGTTATCTACCTGAAAATCCAAtctgcaaaagaaagaaaagaaaaatataaagttgAAATCAAAAGAGAAGTGAGACATGCTTCAAGAAAACCTTGCATACTTCTTAAAATTGTTACTTCATCATACTAGAACACCTACCCCTCCATTGACTAACAACTGAGAGAGAACTAAACATATTGTGTTGGCAAAAGGGGTTTAGACTGAACATGCACCTACCCCTCCATTGACTAACAACTAAGAGAGAACTAAACATATAGTGTTGGCAAAAGGGGTTTAGAAGACTAACTCATTAATGACGCTGTAAGTCCGAAGGACCTTGTCGACAAGATAATTATAAAGGCTTCCCAAAAGGCCTCCAAGTACTCCAATTAAAATTATTGCCAATACATCTATTGTGTTGTAATTAGATACTCCTGAATTGACATCAAACATTATCAAACCTCCTTGCCCAAATAGTCCACATTTCCCACTGCGACAGAATTGTATGAGAGATCTGAGCACCATAGCAACGACAGCAGTTGTGAAGAAAGTCCTCCAAAGTAAAGCACTTCGCCACCTAAAACATTAAATAGAACGATTGAACATTTTGAAATACAAGCCTTCTTATGAATGCAAGCTAGCATTCAATATGTGTGTGTAGCTTTTTGTGtgtgagggagagagagagagagagagagagagagagagagaccatGATGCTATTTCTTCAAGAGCAAAAAGGACTCCTCCAACTGGGGCACGGAAAGCAGCTGCGACACCAGCAGCAGCACCACAAGTGATCAAATCCCTACGATCACGGTCGTTTTTGAAGTATTTTAGCCAGTTCCAAGTTAAATGATACTTGCGGGAACCCCCTTGTCCAAGTAAGTTTGCTATGCAAGCACCAGTATGGACCATAGGTCCTTCCTTGCCAACAACAAATCCAGCAGCAACACCCAAAATGGAACCAAAAATCTGCCGAGTGTAAAATGTCAGAGTTAGTGTTTTCGAGAATGACTTTCAGCGAATGAGCCAATCAGCACTATAATAAAGCATGGGGTGGGGTAAATTACAACCCATTGAACTAGAAGAAACAGACAAATGCACTAAAACAATCATTTAATGTGAATTAGGGTGCTAACTGCTTCAGCTTGTAACTTATCATTTATAGTGGTAAATGATGTCTGTAGGGGAACGCCAGATTGTTAATATACagcaaaacaaaaaaagataaaGATACACCTCCAGAGTTCAATTTAACAATGGCAGTCTGAGAAACCAAACCTAAGAACTAACAAGTGAAAGGGTAACAAGCAGGGACAACCATATCAAATGTACCTAATCAAATGAATTTAAAACACGGCATACAATGCAAATCATTCATTTTTTACTACATAATTATTTTTGATAACCGAGAAATCTATGAGGCTGTAGGCATGGTTCGAAGCTCGATGGAAAATGCCCCCTATCCTTCTCCATTTAAATACCAAGGTTTGCCTGCGCTAGAGTTTGAACCTGTGATGTGCGCCTAACCACACATCACAAGATGAACTCTTACCGCTAGACCAAAGCTTCGGGGTCTTTACTACACAATTTCATTTCTAATTTACTTCATTGATGTCCATAGTAAGGTACAAAAGGATGAAGTGGACTACAGTGCACAAATATAAGCATGGTTATCTGAGTGTTAACACGTATTATCCTTACATCAAATATTGTTATTTGAAatctttattattgttgttgtttagttCAATTCAATATCAAGTCAATAGCACTAGTAAGTCGTAACAACATGAAAAGTTGTTCTTTGGGACAGAAGGAATATACCAGGATAAGCAATTTGAAAATGCCAATCAACTTACATAGAACAGTTGGAAAAATAGTATCAAGTGATACTTTTTACAAGCCAGATAATCATGCTTCTTAGAGATGTCCATGTGGCAAGCAACAAGGAATACACAAGAGGGAAAAAGACAGAGAAATCCACCTTGACAAGTAATGTACTTGGAGCCAAAATGGAATGCGCATCAATACCATTTAGATATGCTTTTACTTCAGGTATCCCAGACCCTGCAGCCGCAGGTGCAATAAGTGCACAGAGGGCCGCAGCACAAGTTGCAAGAACCACATTGCAACCCGCAAAAGCAGCAAATGCCCGGAAATATCTGCTCTGaaattaaaataacttaataacttGAACAGAGTGAGTCGCGCGCTTTTGTCATTTGTGCATTCATAGATGGTATTTTGAAATCACAACTTATTTCATAAACTATAACTTGATTGAAGTTGTACTTACTTTCCCTCAAGCATTAAGTTGCTAGTTAGCAGTAGCTTGAAACCAGCAATATTTTCCACTCCTATGTTATTAAAGAAACCAACAAGGCCAGTACTTAATCCAATGAGAAGCACAAGAGTCCACTTGAGAAATATATATTGAAATATCTGGACCTTTTTCCTAGATCTCCAGTCTTGCTTGAAAAGGTCATTTTCTACAATCCTGcataaaaatgacttacaatatCAAAATGGAACATTGGATATATACTTCAAGTGAATATAGGACAGATAAAAGTTACCAGAAAAAACATGTATTTCGGTTAACTGCAAGTTactacaaaatgaaaaaataaatctTGGGTTATTATTAAATTGATAGAGAGATTTCATTTGCATTGAAAAGGTATTAGGACGCTGGTCAGGAGCTCCAGCGTATAAAACTCGTGAAGCAAGCGCATTTAGGAATTCGTCGATagaaaaaacaaattgtactccaGGACCAAAACATAGGATTTGAGAGTCCAACCTCAGAAAGAAAACTTCTTACACAGGATGAGAGTGTGTTCTGATCAGCATAAGTCATTAAGATTTCAACCCCAACTTAAGTTTGTAATTACCAGTTATATATACATAGACTACAAAATTTGAACATCAAAGATCTCTGATTTCTTTCACCATAGCTCTCCTTCATATCTCTTACTATGGCAGTTCATTAGTTTTTCCTTTTAATTCCTGCAGCTCCAATAATAACACAGCAAAAGAATCTTTTTCCATCATCACACTAATTGCACAAGAAAAATCTCAAGCCTGGTTATCTGAAGATGTTAGCAGAAAGTTGACTAACGGCTACCATCCTAAAAATAGTCAAACGATAACGAATcccaaatattttaaaattgaggAACAGTTAATTGATTGATTCTGCTACTATCAACAACGAGATGCAATAAAttaaagaattaaaggagcaaaAGAGCACAGAAACAGAAAGTAAGTATTCATACTCGTAGTCGAGGCTTTCAATGGGGTAAACATTGGCTCCAACAATAGCGATTTGGGAGGTGTTGTTGACTCTGCTCTTGGATTTAAGCAAAGGCTCTCTTATCCCACTTTCTGAAATGGTCGAGAAATTTCTCTCCAAATCTATTTTCTCTTCCTCCACCATCCCTCCTTCATTCTCTATGTCAACTTGGTTCTCCATCACAAGAAATACGTTTGAGATCGTATATACAACCAAGTATAACTCAATCTCAAACTAATTTAAGAGTTGGAATCTAACGGAGTATATGAATAGTCTTTTCTTATCTAAAAGTTACTGTACGTATGAATACGTGTATGTATACAAACCCACATCTAGGAAAATGGAAATGATCAGTGAATCTTCTCAATCTGCTTCAATTATATATGGGGTGGGTTGTCGCCGGTGGGGGAGGTGAAAGAGAGAGAAGCGGGAGATCCGTGACAGATTATTATTTTATGTAACAATCTGTCAGGTTTGGACAGGCCCAAACAGTTGTGGAAAAGATTAAACAAATGTGTATGGGTTCTGACTTTTGAGTGGCGTTTGATATTTTTATTACATCAGGAGTTCTTTTCGGCGGCTACATCGAATTTCCATATTAAAAACCTACGAATTTTAACTCGAGTGCGATCAATATCTCGAAAAAAATTACTACTACTAAAATTGTTTTTACAAACTGCTCTTAATTCTTTTGGCTGATACATCTTTCAATATTTTCAAACGACCCATTTGATATTTTTTGTGTGTTCTTTTGTCAATGGCAAGTGCAACGTTGGTTATTGATTAATCTGAATTTACGTcgtataaaattaatttaaaaaagagaaaatactTCTTGTAACGATCGATcaatcgttttgagctttagcattctgttcggtggtttaaggtcttgagtagcttcatatgatacaTTATGTCTTGCGTatatggttggttttgattttcgaggggtttagagttgatttggaagagtgattcttaatttgaaagttttaagttggaagagttgatcaggCTTTAACTTTTGAGTAGACGGCCTCGATTGGGGCAAGTTTTCCTTCTTCTATTTCGGATTGGAAAAGCTGGTTTCTTCTGCTCTGGTCTCGGTCTGGCGAAGTGAACCTCGCTTCGCTGTCCGGGACTTTTTTGGTTTCTTCTGCTCCAGTCCCGGTCTGGCAAAGTGAACCTCGCTTCGCTGTCCGGGACTTTTCTCTTCAGCtgttttttcaccaaattttctCCTATTTGATTCTTTTCCGCATAAGTTtgttcctacacataagaaacacgTAATGAACATATTTTCACTTCAAAAGCGGTATGAACTGCCGCAACTCACACAAGAATTAACACACAAACACACTTAAAATATGCACTTTTCATCCtttatcaccaccccacacttaaactcttgctcatcctcgagcaacTTAAAATTAAGCACATAAGCTAGATTATATCAACGCTTAGAATCCAACATATGCAGTCTTCATATATTTCCTCAAGTTTTAAACTCATTCcaagattatttaaaatatttatgtgGCTCTTTCTAATATCCTCTCCTCAAAACTTGACTCCAATGCATTCCACACCATGACTCGCTCCTTGTACCAACTCAAAAATCAAGGTCTCTACCAATACTttgcaaatcatgtgccctcaccaacaaactACAGAGAAAGTAGTCCATGCACTCAATATAAGTTCaagtatattttaaggactctCAAATCGAAAGAATTTgttcactctcacaaagaaactCTTATGCCATCAAAActcgtaccataggcttgcccataataTAAGTCTCCACCAATTTAGGCTCGCATAttctaagatcaagtaggactttataggttgtaatgtaggctaaaggacgggtaggatatatttgagaAAATAGTGACTAActctcctaagcactttaatacactacacttcaCTTCCAAACACCTTCTTGTCATGAACAATTCAATGTCTTGCCATGAAACCATAAACATTTAGGCCCTTCTTCATTACGCacatcaacatatagatactcacTAGCCCAGATAAAGATATGAGAGgtgttattctttctttttttcactcTCCTTAATTTGGTATTTCTGGCTAGtactttttttgtttgtttatacaCAAGTGTACCTTGTCGGCCTATCTATGGTTTCGCTCAAAAGCTACCCAATCTCTTTCTTTACTCTTCTAGCTACTTAAGTACTTTTGGAGGTAAAAGTTCAACTAGATTTGATTAAGAACAAAGGGGAttcggcttgtaatgtggttgccaaagaaaaggtctataggctcaaaagggggacTACAGATAGTATTAGCACTGGTAGGCAAATAGGCTAAATGGTCAATCAAAGAAAGCCTATATAACTTCCCAAACTTACAACTTAATCATTTCGCTTTGACTCACACGTGGGGCAAGCTCTAGATTAGCAAGCATGGCACAGAGTACACCAAAATCTCACCTCACACAATGCACATGACTCACTTAGAACGGCTCGGACCCAACTCTAAAGTTAAAGCAACTAGCACAGTCATCATAATATTTAAGCACACGGGAATTAATCGCAAGAGTCAAAGATGAGCCTCGGTGTCAAAAGAAAGCCACATACATTTTCAAGGCATGTAATTACAATGATCATGAAGAAAATACTTAGTTCAAATGATCTAGACCTAAGCCCCGATATAAAACATGTCAAAAAGCATAGATACTCAAGTTCTCCCCATTCCATTATcagttcaaaagaaaaaaaagatttttttttgtattttctctggactttaatccctcaagaaaactatctaggatgtccatcgtcggaaaaagtccaAAACTTATGAAAATTCTACTTAAAAAAAACTACTAACCGATTCAAGAGtcatcccttggaaaagaaccgtgaccataagaaaaaccaagagggatTATTTCTacctatttttgtttttttgattttttttcaacaCGCATAAAGTAACACAACTAACATAGCATAGGAACACCCAAACAATCtcttcaccccacacttaaaattatcCATTATCCCCAATTCACACCCATAaatacaagagggtaaaagaaactccttggtatgccaaaggccgaagcatcaGCAACTCATGGAGTACTCACACTTCTCCCATACTTGGTTATTTGTGCgagcaccccacacttagttctaaccatctCACTTGCTTTTGCTTTCTTCTAATAGCCTTGCTTCCCATGCTCgtagagaaataaaaaataacactacaagaataatacaataataaaaaataaaataaaaataaaagaaaacagtaaacctgggttgcctcccaacaagcgcttgatttaacgtcgcggcacgacgtgaatcactttttgcctccacctcgagcttatgaattgaaccccaagcTTTGCTTCAAGCTTATAATTATTCTCTTGGGGCAGTACAAATTCTTGCAagccaataaataaataaattttcatGCACTTTTTGGCTCTCGACTGAAGAGTGTCACCTTGCCTAGACGaccttgaaaatttcaaaatataagacTCATCTATCTCTTCCCTTGACTTCTTTTTATGCTCACATACTAtagagaagtgtttggaatgaggtccaacgcactcaaatacatgaacttcaagatttttgACCTCCTTAACACCAatcacactagagtcaactaaatttgtatcttcAATGTCCTTGGCTTACTCTAGTATTACTTCTTCAACATCAGCATCCTCAAATTCTAATTGGATatattgttggtgttctactctgaccTTCTCTATTAGCACCTCAATTTCGGTATCtaattcatgctcttcttggctactatctacaatattggcttgttgagcattaaaacCTTCAACCAGTTGACCCACTTGAGCCTCCAAATTACGAATAGTTGCTtcttgcctttctatctgcagTTGTTTCGCATCATTTTGTTCCACACGACACTTTAACATATCTTTTATCTCCTCCAGGTCAGCTTCTCCTAGTTCTttattcctattaacttcacaagaaaaagtagaaccatcataataaggggttgAGAGAGGATAAGACGTATAAGCACAATCATAAAAGTGACTATCTTGATCACCACAAACATCAcatacattccacacataagactGAGTTGgcgcacataactcgctctcggaaatattttgataattttaccacaggtggtttcctccacaataaGTACAAGGAAGATCaacagtagaattaccaacatcgaAACTCCTATAATTCCAAGATtccatgtttctcaaatcaacaaataaactaaaaaaaataaaaataaatcaaatactaaaaaataaaataaaagttcaaacttgaaacctagcaatatgtacagctacaactacaccgttagttcccctgccatggcgccaaaatttgatcacgcccaactctagtcctaaaaaggataagcggtcgttgaaaatataatccggtctaagtgtccggagtcgaatcccacggAGAAcaaaggcttagctacagttgtttaATATCACTAAGTAGACAAGATTGAATAAtttctaagttataaatattaagattcttatgtctaactaattaactaacaaattaaagtagtagattaataactaaagatactaagggatggagacaagattaaggaggtctagagttatgattttcccaattgtcggaatccttaccgctatgtcttctataattttgcctaattaTTATCTACCGATTGTGAGTACTTCGAGTGTCGTAGTTCTCTCTCGAGAAACTAttacaatttactagacatattctctcgaactacgctagctggtactaattcaccgctcactacgatcgGACCAAGGTTTCGTTATATCTAATCCAGCATTTAAACcatccgtattgatctctcacatacgttaggagtgatgttgttcaacaattacctaaatgtGTACCCTCTCTGAAGCAATGCACACTAAATaagcacagtcaattgatggtcattcaatcaacagcaaaacatacgtagttgaacaagtagataaattcaacggctcaattatataaaaacagaacaagaatttatcctacaaaaggttccatcaaaatcctagat
Proteins encoded in this window:
- the LOC107819951 gene encoding chloride channel protein CLC-c-like, encoding MENQVDIENEGGMVEEEKIDLERNFSTISESGIREPLLKSKSRVNNTSQIAIVGANVYPIESLDYEIVENDLFKQDWRSRKKVQIFQYIFLKWTLVLLIGLSTGLVGFFNNIGVENIAGFKLLLTSNLMLEGKYFRAFAAFAGCNVVLATCAAALCALIAPAAAGSGIPEVKAYLNGIDAHSILAPSTLLVKIFGSILGVAAGFVVGKEGPMVHTGACIANLLGQGGSRKYHLTWNWLKYFKNDRDRRDLITCGAAAGVAAAFRAPVGGVLFALEEIASWWRSALLWRTFFTTAVVAMVLRSLIQFCRSGKCGLFGQGGLIMFDVNSGVSNYNTIDVLAIILIGVLGGLLGSLYNYLVDKVLRTYSVINERGPAFKILLVMTVSILTSCCSYGLPWLARCTPCPAGLEEKCPTIGRSGSYKNFQCPPGHYNDLASLFLNTNDDAIRNLFSSNNSNEFHISSLLVFFAGVYCLGIITYGIAIPSGLFIPVILAGASYGRIFGRALGSLSNLNVGLFSLLGAASFLGGTMRMTVSICVILLELTNNLLMLPLVMLVLLISKTVADSFNKGVYDQIVKMKGLPFLEAHAEPFMRHLVAGDVCSGPLLSFSGVEKVGNIVHALKYTRHNGFPVIDEPPFSEAPELCGLVLRSHLLVLLNGKKFMKQRVLSGSSILRRFHAFDFAKPGSGKGLKFEDLVITQEEMEMYVDLHPITNTSPYTVVETMSLAKAAILFRQLGLRHLCVVPKKTGRAPIAGILTRHDFMHEHISNLYPHFVPHK